The genomic segment AGCACAGAAGATATGAGTGTGAGAGTGTAAGAGAATGGGAGAGTGAGAGAATAAGAGATTAAAAACCAAGAAAACCAAGAGACCCAAGAGGTTTTTCTCCCCTGTTTTTCTCTGTGCCTCTGTGTCTCTGTGGTGTTTTTTGTTTTTTGCCTTTCGTCTTTTGTCTTTTACCGGCAACAACCTGGTAAGGAGGTGATTGATAATGAGCACAGAAAGTATACTGCAATTTCAGCAGGCATTCAGTGAGCTTGAGAAGTTCGGCCAGGTATTATTGCTCGATGCCTTCCAGAGGATGGGAGTTTTTCAGAGAGGGGATGAGCGTCATGATAAATTCCATCTGAGAGACCGTCTGAAAATAATACCGGGTTATTTTCGCTTGTATGATGCGCTCCTGGATATTCTCATCAGGGCAGGCTTCATTCAGCTTGAAGGCCAGCGTATCCTTACCACCAGCCAAATAGAAGAAGCTGACCTGCAGGCCATGCTGCACAATCCGGATGAGCACAGAAACCATCTGCTTGCCGCTTTCCCCGGAATAGAAGGCCATATCCGGCTTCTGTGCGCTTGCCTGGCCTCCTATCCCGAAGTGCTCACCGGACGGAAAGACCACATGGAGGTCATGTTTCCTCAGGGCTCCATGTCACTGGTCGAGGGCATTTACCGGGGGAACAGGGTAGCTGATTATTATAATACTCTCATGGCTCAACTGGTGAAAATATATATTCAGCAAAGACTCCAGCATGATCCTCAAGCTGAGATTCATATCGTTGAATTGGGGGCCGGGACAGGTGGAACAAGTGCTTTTGTCCTCAAGCTCATCGATGAGTATGGTCAGAAATTGCGCTATTTCTACACTGATATTTCCCTCGGATTCACCCAATATGGGAAAAGAATCTTTGGGGAGGATTATCCCTTTGTTGAATTTAAGGTTTTAAACATAGAGGAAGATCCTCAACGGCAGGGATTCAAGCCAAATAGTGCAGATATTGTCCTGGCCAGCAATGTTATTCATACTACCAAAAGGATCGATCATACTCTCAGACAGATCAAAAAACTGCTGAAGGCCAATGGCCTGTTCATGGTAAACGAAGTTACCCAGGTACAGAGTTTCGCCACCCTAACCTTTGGCCTGACCAGTGGATGGTGGCTCTTCGAGGATGAGGATAATCGTCTCAAAGGTTCACCTTTACTTGATCTTGCCGGGTGGAAAGCGGTTTTGGAAGCCAGTGGGTTTCGACAGATAAGAGCCCTCGGTTTTCCCGGTATGCCGGAGGAAAGCTCAGGACAAAACGTGATTGCAGGTGAAAGCGATGGCTGTGCTGTTTTTGAGAATGATCCATTTGGCCAGCCTCCGGGTAAGGACAGCCGCAGCCATACGGACAGCCATGCTGAAAGCAGGCCGGCAAATCAGCCGGGCACCGGGAATATGCGGAAATCCCCCCCTCTCCCTCCTCCTTTTCCTCCCTCAATAAAGGGAAGCGAAGGGGGAAGCTTGCGGGAAGGGGCGCGTGATTATGTAAAAACAGTGCTTTCCAGGGTTCTCAAAGTCCCGAAAAGCCAGGTGGACAGTCAGTCCACCTTTGAGAAATACGGGGTAGATTCGCTGGTGGTTATGGAGATTAACAAGGAGTTCGAGAAGGATTTTGGAAGCCTCCCCCCTACCCTGCTCTTCGAGAACATGTCGGTTGATGCCCTGGCGGATTATTTTATCAAAAAACATGAGCCTGTCTTAAGGAGGAAGATAGGGGCAGGAAAAGCACAGCTCGTGGAGACGGCGGACAGCCTCTTCAGGAGTGATGATCGCCTGAAGGGCGATGAGGCTGCAAATCAGATACATGAGCAGGAGTCAAGTAAAGATATAGCCATCATAGGAGTGAGCGGCCGCTATCCAGGGGCGGAAACCCTGGAGGATTATTGGGAAAATCTCAAAAATGGCCGTAACTGCATCAGCGAAATACCCCAGGATCGCTGGGACTGGAGGAAGCATTATGATCCTGACCCGCATAAAAAGGATAAACACTATAGCAAGTGGGGCGGGTTCATCAAGGATGTGGATAAGTTCGATTCCCTGTTTTTCAACATATCACCCAGAGAAGCGGAGGTGATGGACCCCCAGGAGCGTCTTTTCCTGGAGACCGTATGGGCGACTCTGGAAGATGCGGGCTACACGAGAAAAGACCTTGACAAAATCCACCGCCAGGTAGGTGTCTTTGTCGGGGTCATGAACGGCGATTACGGGTGGTTCAGTGCCGGGGCGTGGGCCGCAGGAGAGGCGGTGGGGACCGATTCCTCACATTGGTCACATGCCAACAGAGTTTCCTATTATTTCAATTTTCAGGGGCCGAGTCTGGCTGTCGATACCGCCTGCTCATCCTCGCTGACCGCCATTCACCTGGCCTGTGAAAGTATAAAAAGAGGAGAGTGCCAGGCAGCAATTGCCGGCGGGGTTAATCTCATTGTCCATCCTTTGCATTATGTCAAGTTATGCAAAATGAATATGCTGGCGGGAGATGACAGGTGCAAGAGCTTTGGGAGCGGAGCGGACGGGTTTGTGGATGGAGAGGGAGTCGGCGCGGTTTTGCTCAAACCTCTTGAGATGGCAATCAGAGATGGAGATCATATTTATGCGGTAATTAAAGGCTCTTTTATCAATTCCGGCGGGAAAACCAGC from the bacterium genome contains:
- a CDS encoding beta-ketoacyl synthase N-terminal-like domain-containing protein; protein product: MSTESILQFQQAFSELEKFGQVLLLDAFQRMGVFQRGDERHDKFHLRDRLKIIPGYFRLYDALLDILIRAGFIQLEGQRILTTSQIEEADLQAMLHNPDEHRNHLLAAFPGIEGHIRLLCACLASYPEVLTGRKDHMEVMFPQGSMSLVEGIYRGNRVADYYNTLMAQLVKIYIQQRLQHDPQAEIHIVELGAGTGGTSAFVLKLIDEYGQKLRYFYTDISLGFTQYGKRIFGEDYPFVEFKVLNIEEDPQRQGFKPNSADIVLASNVIHTTKRIDHTLRQIKKLLKANGLFMVNEVTQVQSFATLTFGLTSGWWLFEDEDNRLKGSPLLDLAGWKAVLEASGFRQIRALGFPGMPEESSGQNVIAGESDGCAVFENDPFGQPPGKDSRSHTDSHAESRPANQPGTGNMRKSPPLPPPFPPSIKGSEGGSLREGARDYVKTVLSRVLKVPKSQVDSQSTFEKYGVDSLVVMEINKEFEKDFGSLPPTLLFENMSVDALADYFIKKHEPVLRRKIGAGKAQLVETADSLFRSDDRLKGDEAANQIHEQESSKDIAIIGVSGRYPGAETLEDYWENLKNGRNCISEIPQDRWDWRKHYDPDPHKKDKHYSKWGGFIKDVDKFDSLFFNISPREAEVMDPQERLFLETVWATLEDAGYTRKDLDKIHRQVGVFVGVMNGDYGWFSAGAWAAGEAVGTDSSHWSHANRVSYYFNFQGPSLAVDTACSSSLTAIHLACESIKRGECQAAIAGGVNLIVHPLHYVKLCKMNMLAGDDRCKSFGSGADGFVDGEGVGAVLLKPLEMAIRDGDHIYAVIKGSFINSGGKTSGYTVPNPNAQATLISKALERAGVNPRTISYLEAHGTGTSLGDPIEIAGLVKAFEEHTGEGHAQDRQYCSLGSVKSNIGHLESAAGIAGLTKVLLQMKHKQLVPSINSEELNPHINFDGTPFYLQRELAEWKQPVIGQQGEEKRYPRRAGISSFGAGGAYAHIILEEFDALPPASDSAGPEQQIPEQHVIMLSAKNDERLKVYAQRILGYLERQRAEEKSQDSQDRMKLAEIAYTLQVGREAMEERLALIVSSMDELIQKLAQYCQGAEDKEDLYQGNVKKDKTRAELLLDGRAGEEFLKTTLCNRQLGKLARLWVSGVDVEWGLLYPNARPRRISLPAYPFARERHWVTVRDVISPARAYTSQGQVAVGQVSGL